One genomic segment of Catalinimonas alkaloidigena includes these proteins:
- a CDS encoding SusC/RagA family TonB-linked outer membrane protein: protein MENYLPPWRKSMSLLMAFMCFSLFAWSQDKTIRGTVTDGETGDALPGVNVLVKGTTTGTITNVEGQFTLSVPSGAQTIVFSSVGYTSDEVDINNRTTIDMALMPDIQSLSEVVVVGYGTQEKRDVTAAIASLDEEAIKQIPTANPLESMKGQVAGVDIVSAGGRPGQYPSVTIRGRRSLTASNEPLFVVDGVPMTSGTGTIYDFNPQDIESMEVLKDAAATAIYGSRGANGVILVTTKRGKAGKTVVSYDGYYGVSNALNQVDMMNGAEFAEMKRESRRIDEDGNTGRQAWGPGSSLQSDEIVFEDPAELESIAIGRSTDYQDLVINSGFQTNHQLSVAGGNEKTQFNVSLGYFKEQGIIENQDYQRFTGRLNIDHNISDRFKVGMSSFLSTSTQNWGSNATLSEAINNNPLGQPYNEDGTPKFLPIADGIRTNPLNELVPGAYVDERDFTRIFTSMYFQANIIEGLQYKLLFGPDIRYRRQGVFQGSLTNARRGADPAAELENEKVFGYTLENLLTYNTSIGENHDFTFTFLQSIQESKDENHFNRVVNLPYETQLWYNIGTAGTIESISSRLEEWQLASYMGRINYSIADKYLFQFTYRADGSSRLAPGNKWAYFPGISAGWRVIDEPFMSGASNWLTELKLRASYGEVGNTSVDPYQTAGRLARTVYDWNDANAAGFRLNEIPNADLGWEISKTIDVGADFGFFNNRLSGSFDYYVTNTENLLLERRLPSTSGYDQILQNIGSTQTRGVELQVGAFIIDSQEQGGFRWNLNMNVTHYEEEITELALTDENGNPIDDIGNEWFIGEPIRVFFDYKKTGIWQADEADLAEQMDGAFPGEIKVADMNGDGIISPEDRTILGSDVPDVLGGINNRFEFKGFDLSVFLYYRLGHMINSNFNVGQVTMQGRYNNLDVDYWTPTNPTNAYPRPNINQERPQKVSTLGYFDGSYLKLRNVTLGYNFNQGITERLGLSSLRVYTTAQNPMYWAKYETYDPENNNDIGTGDVPSTSLYLLGINFQF, encoded by the coding sequence ATGGAAAATTATTTACCGCCTTGGCGGAAGTCCATGAGCTTACTCATGGCTTTCATGTGTTTTAGCCTCTTTGCCTGGTCTCAGGACAAAACAATACGGGGAACCGTAACCGATGGAGAGACAGGAGATGCCTTACCGGGCGTAAATGTCCTGGTGAAAGGTACTACAACCGGAACAATTACAAATGTGGAAGGACAATTTACACTCAGTGTTCCTTCAGGTGCACAAACGATAGTTTTCTCTTCTGTAGGATACACTAGTGATGAAGTAGACATTAATAACCGCACAACCATTGACATGGCGCTTATGCCAGACATCCAATCACTTTCTGAAGTGGTAGTGGTAGGTTATGGTACCCAAGAGAAAAGGGATGTAACTGCGGCCATCGCGTCATTGGATGAAGAGGCCATTAAGCAAATTCCTACAGCTAACCCCCTTGAGTCTATGAAAGGGCAAGTGGCTGGTGTGGATATTGTATCAGCTGGTGGAAGGCCTGGGCAATACCCTTCGGTGACTATTAGAGGTAGACGTTCTCTTACCGCGTCAAATGAGCCTCTATTCGTAGTAGATGGAGTGCCAATGACCTCTGGTACAGGAACTATCTATGATTTCAACCCTCAGGATATTGAGTCCATGGAGGTATTAAAAGATGCTGCTGCTACAGCAATATATGGTTCCAGAGGTGCGAATGGAGTAATCCTGGTAACTACAAAGCGCGGTAAAGCTGGTAAGACAGTGGTTAGCTACGATGGTTATTATGGTGTTTCAAATGCCCTGAATCAGGTAGATATGATGAATGGAGCTGAGTTCGCAGAAATGAAAAGAGAGTCTCGTAGAATAGATGAAGATGGTAACACAGGAAGACAGGCCTGGGGACCAGGAAGTAGTCTTCAGTCTGATGAAATTGTTTTTGAAGATCCAGCTGAATTAGAATCTATTGCAATAGGTCGTTCTACTGATTATCAGGACCTGGTAATTAATAGTGGGTTTCAAACCAATCATCAACTAAGTGTTGCAGGCGGTAATGAGAAGACTCAGTTTAATGTTTCACTGGGTTACTTTAAAGAGCAGGGAATTATTGAAAATCAGGACTATCAAAGATTTACTGGTCGCTTAAATATTGACCATAACATTAGCGACCGATTCAAAGTGGGGATGTCTTCTTTCTTGTCTACCTCGACACAAAACTGGGGCTCAAATGCTACTTTGAGTGAGGCGATAAACAATAATCCATTAGGCCAGCCTTATAATGAAGATGGTACGCCCAAGTTTTTACCTATTGCGGATGGTATCCGTACCAATCCATTGAATGAACTTGTTCCCGGAGCTTATGTAGATGAGCGTGACTTTACAAGGATATTTACTTCCATGTATTTTCAAGCTAACATCATTGAGGGCTTACAGTACAAGCTTCTTTTTGGACCTGATATCCGTTACCGTAGACAAGGTGTTTTTCAGGGTAGTTTAACCAATGCAAGAAGAGGGGCAGACCCGGCTGCAGAACTGGAAAATGAAAAAGTCTTTGGTTATACGCTGGAGAACCTGTTGACTTACAATACTAGTATTGGTGAAAATCACGATTTCACATTTACCTTTTTACAAAGTATTCAGGAGTCAAAAGATGAGAATCATTTCAATCGGGTAGTGAACTTACCCTATGAAACTCAGCTATGGTATAATATAGGTACAGCCGGGACTATAGAATCAATTTCTTCTCGTCTTGAAGAGTGGCAGCTTGCTTCTTATATGGGGCGTATTAACTATAGTATCGCTGACAAATATCTTTTTCAATTTACTTATCGTGCCGACGGGTCTTCAAGGCTAGCACCAGGTAATAAATGGGCTTATTTCCCTGGTATCTCTGCCGGATGGCGAGTGATTGATGAGCCTTTTATGTCAGGAGCTTCTAACTGGTTGACTGAGTTAAAGTTAAGAGCTTCATATGGTGAAGTAGGAAATACTTCTGTAGATCCCTATCAAACTGCTGGTAGATTGGCCAGAACAGTATATGACTGGAATGATGCAAATGCTGCGGGCTTTCGTTTGAATGAAATCCCAAATGCTGATCTTGGCTGGGAAATTTCAAAAACAATAGATGTTGGTGCTGATTTTGGTTTCTTTAACAATAGGCTCTCAGGTTCATTTGACTATTATGTGACCAACACTGAAAATTTGTTACTAGAGAGACGACTTCCTTCTACCTCAGGTTATGATCAAATTTTACAGAACATTGGGTCAACTCAAACAAGAGGTGTAGAACTTCAGGTAGGTGCATTTATCATTGACAGTCAGGAACAAGGCGGATTTAGATGGAATTTGAACATGAACGTTACGCATTATGAAGAGGAAATTACAGAATTAGCCTTAACAGATGAGAATGGTAATCCGATAGATGACATTGGTAACGAATGGTTTATAGGTGAACCTATTCGTGTGTTCTTTGACTATAAAAAAACAGGTATTTGGCAGGCAGATGAAGCTGATCTTGCCGAGCAGATGGATGGAGCTTTTCCAGGAGAGATCAAAGTTGCGGATATGAATGGTGACGGCATCATATCACCTGAAGACAGAACTATCTTGGGCTCAGATGTACCTGATGTACTTGGAGGTATTAACAACAGATTTGAATTTAAAGGTTTTGATCTTTCTGTTTTCTTATATTATCGCCTTGGCCATATGATTAATAGTAACTTCAACGTAGGTCAGGTTACTATGCAGGGGCGTTATAATAACCTTGATGTAGATTACTGGACACCCACTAATCCTACAAATGCTTACCCCCGTCCTAATATCAACCAGGAGCGTCCACAGAAGGTATCTACCCTGGGTTATTTTGATGGAAGCTACTTAAAGTTGAGAAATGTAACCTTAGGATATAACTTCAATCAGGGAATCACCGAAAGGCTAGGGTTGTCAAGTTTGAGAGTGTATACCACTGCTCAAAACCCTATGTACTGGGCTAAATATGAAACTTATGATCCTGAAAATAACAATGATATAGGTACAGGTGATGTGCCTTCTACCAGCCTGTATTTGTTGGGTATCAATTTTCAGTTCTAA